Genomic DNA from Clostridium sp. BJN0013:
AACTGCCTTTAATATTATAGCTTCTCTTTCTGTTATGATTTCTTCCTCAAATAATCCTTCTATAATTTGTACTCCAGCATTATAAGTTATACCATCTCCTATCTTTTCCATTATAATATCAAGTAAATTCTTATTACAGTTAAGTTCTACTTTTTTTATAATTATATATCCTCCCCCTCCTCGTTTACTCTCTATATAATATCCTTTATCTGTAGTAAATCTAGTAGTTAATACATAGTTTATCTGTGAAGGAGCACAGCTAAAATAATTTGCCAATTCATTTCTTCCAATCTGCAGTTGATCATTATTATTACTGTTATTAAACATATCTTTTATAAACTCTTCTATTATATCTGATAATCTTGCCAACCCATCACCTTCTTGACTTTGACTTTCTTTGACTTTCTTTAATAATATTATTAATTGAATCTTAAATCAATATTCATATATATTTAAATTTAGTATTTTTTAGTCAAATACTAAATTTAAATATACTTTTCTCCATATTTCTAAGATATACTATAAATTTTATATTATTTATATTGTATTTATACTTTTTATCTCCCCTAAA
This window encodes:
- a CDS encoding CtsR family transcriptional regulator, with product MARLSDIIEEFIKDMFNNSNNNDQLQIGRNELANYFSCAPSQINYVLTTRFTTDKGYYIESKRGGGGYIIIKKVELNCNKNLLDIIMEKIGDGITYNAGVQIIEGLFEEEIITEREAIILKAVINDRTLNTVMENKNKLRADILKALMLVIFNTPKFVINR